The genomic interval GAGCCGCAATCAGGACGAGCGGATCTCGCGATACTTCGCGGGCGAGGATTACCTTTTGCTGGTTGCCGCCCGAGAGCTCCGAGGCCTTGCGCCGGAAATCGGGCGGGCGCACGTCGAACGCCTCAATCAGCCGCTTGGCGTACGATTCGGCAGCGCGTCGGTTCAAGATGCCGCGCCGCGAAAACGGCGGCCTCCGAAAGTCGCGGAGAATGATGTTGTCGGCGAGATCGAACGAGAGAACGAGGCCGTCGAGCTGGCGATCCTGCGGCACATACGCGATGCCGAGCTGCGTCCGGTCCGCGGGGGAGAGGTGCGTGATGTCCCGCCCGTCGAGCGCAATCTGCCCTGCCTCCGCGCGCAACAGGCCCGCGATGGCGTCCGCCAGTTCAAACTGCCCGTTTCCGTCGATGCCCGCGATGCCGAGAATTTCGCCGCGCCGGACGGTCAGGCTCACGCCCTTCACGCGCTCGTGCCGATCCGCCGACCGGACGCGCAGATTTCGCACTTCCAGAACGGGCGATCCGGCCTCCATGGGCGGCTTCTCCACGCGCAACACGACTTCCCGGCCGACCATGAGGTTGGCGAGCATCTGCGGCGTCGCACCTTTCGTTTCGAGCGTTTCCACCGTCTTTCCCGCGCGCATGACCGTGACGCGATCGCTGATTTCCAGAACTTCGTCCAGCTTGTGGCTGATGAAGAGCACGGGCACGCCTTCGGCCTTCAGCGCGCGGATGATGTTGAACAACTCCCGCGTCTCCTGAGGCGTGAGGAGTGCCGTCGGCTCGTCCAGAATGAGCACGCGCGCTTTCCGGTAGAATGCCTTGAGGATCTCCACGCGCTGCTGCAGGCCGACGGTGAGATCGCCCACTTTCGCGTTGGGATCGATGGCGAGGCCATACCGCTCGGACAGTTCGCGGACGCGCCGAACAGCTTCTCGGCGGTCAAAACGGAGCCCGCCCGGTTCGTCGCCCAGGACGACGTTTTCGGCGACGGTGAGCGCAGGAATGAGCATGAAGTGCTGGTGCACCATGCCGATGCCGGCGAGAATGGCGTCGCGCGGGCTGCGGAAGTGGACAGGCTGTCCAAACAGCCGGATCTCGCCGGATGTGGGCTCCAGAAGGCCGTAGATGACCTTCATCAGGGTGGACTTGCCGGCGCCGTTTTCGCCGAGGATGGCGTGCACTTCCCCTGCTTGCACGGTCAGGTTTACGCCGTCATTGGCCTTGACGCCTGGGAACCATTTTTTGAGGTCCACGACTTCCAACACAGGTTCCAAAGCCGGGATCGCCTCCAAGTGAAGAGCTCCAAGTCGTGGGAAGAGCGGCGCGCGAAAGCGCCGCCCTTCCGCCGTTCACTTCTGCACGGTGGCGGATACCTGAATCTTGCCGCTTAGGATCTCCTGTTTCGCTTGGTTGACCGCGTCCGTCACCGACTTCGGCAGGCCCGAGATGAGCGGCGCAATGCCGACGCCGTTGTTCGCAAGATCAAAGGTGTTCACGCCGCTCTTGAAGGTGCCGTCCTGCACGGCCTTGATGGTGTCAAACACGGACGTGTCCACCCGCTTGATGGCGCTCGTGATGACGGTGCCGGGCGCGAGATACGACTGGTCCGTGTCCACGCCGATGGCGTAGACCTTCGCGCTCTGCGCGGCTTTAATGGAGCCGATGCCGGTGCCGCCAGCCACCGGGAAGATGATGTCGGCGCCCTGCGCAATTTCGTTTTGCGCGTACTGGCTGCCCGCCGCCTCATCGCTGAACGAGTTGGTGTATTCGACAATGACCTTGCCCGTCGGATCGACGCTGTGGAACCCCTGCTGGAAGCCCGCGATGTACGTATCCACCGGCGGGATCTCCTGGCCTCCGACCACGCCGACGGTGTTGTGGCTGTTGATGTTCTTCAGAAGATGATTTTTCTGCACCATGCCGGCGACCACGCCCGCGAGATAACCGGCCTGCTGCGACTGGAAGATGGCGCTCGCCACGTTCGGAATGCCTGTGATGCTATCGTCGATGATGAGGAAGTGCGTCTTTGGGTATTCCTTGGCCACTTGTTGCACCGCGTCCGCCATGAGGTAGCCTACGGCGATGACGAGATCGTACCCATCCTGCGCGAAGTGGCTGAGGTTCGGGACGTAGTCCGACTCGGATTGGGACTGGACGACGCTCGTCTGGATGTTGGGCAGCTCTTTCTGCGCCTCCTGCATGCCGACGTACGCCAGGTGGTTGAAGCTGTTGTCGTTCAAGCCGCCGGTGTCGGTCACGAGGCCGACCTTGATGGTCTTGCCGCTCGTCGAGGTGGTGTTGCCCGTGCTGCCGTTGTTGGACGTGTTGGTAGCGCTCGACGAGTTGTTGGTGCCGCACCCCACGACGAGGGCGGCCGCGGCCAGGATGGAGAGGCCGCTCTGCCAAATCCGCT from Alicyclobacillus acidocaldarius subsp. acidocaldarius DSM 446 carries:
- a CDS encoding BMP family lipoprotein, with the translated sequence MQKRIWQSGLSILAAAALVVGCGTNNSSSATNTSNNGSTGNTTSTSGKTIKVGLVTDTGGLNDNSFNHLAYVGMQEAQKELPNIQTSVVQSQSESDYVPNLSHFAQDGYDLVIAVGYLMADAVQQVAKEYPKTHFLIIDDSITGIPNVASAIFQSQQAGYLAGVVAGMVQKNHLLKNINSHNTVGVVGGQEIPPVDTYIAGFQQGFHSVDPTGKVIVEYTNSFSDEAAGSQYAQNEIAQGADIIFPVAGGTGIGSIKAAQSAKVYAIGVDTDQSYLAPGTVITSAIKRVDTSVFDTIKAVQDGTFKSGVNTFDLANNGVGIAPLISGLPKSVTDAVNQAKQEILSGKIQVSATVQK
- a CDS encoding ABC transporter ATP-binding protein, whose protein sequence is MEPVLEVVDLKKWFPGVKANDGVNLTVQAGEVHAILGENGAGKSTLMKVIYGLLEPTSGEIRLFGQPVHFRSPRDAILAGIGMVHQHFMLIPALTVAENVVLGDEPGGLRFDRREAVRRVRELSERYGLAIDPNAKVGDLTVGLQQRVEILKAFYRKARVLILDEPTALLTPQETRELFNIIRALKAEGVPVLFISHKLDEVLEISDRVTVMRAGKTVETLETKGATPQMLANLMVGREVVLRVEKPPMEAGSPVLEVRNLRVRSADRHERVKGVSLTVRRGEILGIAGIDGNGQFELADAIAGLLRAEAGQIALDGRDITHLSPADRTQLGIAYVPQDRQLDGLVLSFDLADNIILRDFRRPPFSRRGILNRRAAESYAKRLIEAFDVRPPDFRRKASELSGGNQQKVILAREVSRDPLVLIAAQPTRGLDVGAIEGVHRQLVRLRNEGKAVLLISLELDEILSLSDRIAVMHDGEIVGVVNGAEATREQLGLMMTGRRAKEGTA